The DNA window CGGTGGTGACAAAGAACTTCTCAGCGGCCCACTCCAGACGTTTCGCGTCGCCGATCTTTTCGCTCAGATAGTCCGGGTGATAATCCGCATCAGTCAGACGCGGTTTTGGCGCGGCCTCGTGACGGAAGTTCGGGTCTTCCTCCCAGTATTGCTTCAGCAGCGGGCGATAGTTCAGGTATTCGAACCAGCGGCAGCGATAAGACATCGTCGCTTCAAGCATCTCGTGCCCCACAGTCAGCAGCACGTCGCGCGGCGGCATGCAGCCGAATTGACTGTCGGTGTGGAAATCCGGGGTTGTCACGGGCTGCGAATGGTCGATGGACACCGGGCGATCGACGCGGACACCACGCTTGCGCAGCTGATCGGCAAAATTGTCCAGCAGTTCGTTGGCGCGATCAATCGTTTCCTGCGGGCGGCGGCCCCATTGGCCGCGCATGTCGCTGTCTTCGGGCACTTTGGCGTCCAGCGCGGGCTCTTCGGGGGGGATGTGGCAGTCATCGGCACGGCCCACGATCACATGGCGCAACGTGTCCCATTCATTCCAGCTTTTGACTTCAGTTTTATCAGGCGACCAAGCCATGGGTGCCTCCATCTTTTTGGGGGAGGCATCAGGCGGGGCCCTCAATCTCCCGATTGAAAGTCCCGGCGTACAGGAGCGTGGGTGCAGGGCGAGAGAACCTCTCTGGCGACGCCATCGCCGATGAGCCCTGTGGCGATATAGCACTGCCGCTGCGCGCGGGGAAGACTGTTCAATACACACGCCCTGCCCGCGCGCAACCGTCGCATGCGCGCGTGGTTTGAATGTCAGACCAGCGCCAGAATGCGCGCAGGCCCTCCGGTGCCGCCCTTGTGTTTGGGTGCGCCAATAACCAAGGTCGCGCCGCTGGCGGGCACTTTGTCGAGGTTGGCAATGTTTTCGATGCCGAACCGACCTGTTGGCAACCAGGCATAATGCACCGCAAAATCGGCAGAGGGACCATGATCCAATGACAGGGTGTCCACGGCGATGGATGCGGCTGCCGTATCTTCCATCAACATTTGCGCAGCCTCGACATGGAAGCCCGGAAAATGCATCGCCTGCCCGTCAAATCCGCGATAGGCGTCGGTTGCGGTTTTGCCACCCCAGCCTGAATGCATCGCAACGCAGGCATTGGCGGGGATATCCCCGTGGGCAGCGATCCACGCCTTGATGTCGTCGGGTGTAACCTGCGCGTCCGCGTTTTCTGCTGCCTTTGCCGCGATGTCGATGACGCAGAGCGGCGCGACCAGTTGGCTGACCGGGATTTCGTCAACCGAGGCCCCATCGGCCGAAAAGTGCAGCGGCGCGTCGATATGGGTTCCTGTGTGTTCATTGATCTGCAGATTCAGCAGGTTGAAGCCGTTTTCGGCAAAGTTGAAGGGTTGCTCGGACGAGATTCCCGGCGCACCGAAATAGGTCGGAAATTCAGGGCTGACGGTGTGGGTCATGTCTTCGGCGCCACCGTGACCCTGTGCCAATGCAGGAGAGGTCGTGGCGCTGCCAAGTGTTGCCGCTGCGCCAGCCAGTGCTGCCCCTTTGAACAGCGAACGTCGGCTCAGCATTCGGTCTTTCACGGCATTCATTACACAGATGTCACACATTGCACTTTCTCCTGCTGTGGATGGGTCAATGCGGATTATCCTAGCATGGATATGGCAGGATCGATGTCCGTACACGCGTTTGTCAGGTTGATCCCCATCCTGATTGGGTGCGCATTCCCCTTTCAATTCCGATCCCGCTTTGCGAGACTTTCACCAAACTCAGACTCGCGGGGGATGTAAATCATTGTAACATCCCCTATATGCAATTGTATACAAACAAAAAGGGATAGAGCGGGATGTCGAATAGTGAATTTGAAACGATGATCCAGGAAACCCAGCGGCGCGTGCGCGAAAGCCAGTCGCAGATCGAAGGGCTGACCAGCCGGATCGAGGCCGCGCGCGACAAAATCGGCACGGCCGAGGCGGACATTGACATCGAAAATGCCACTCTGGAAGACGTCCACGCCCACACCGAGGTGATGAATTCCAACATCGCCGAGTTGATCATGGGGCTGGACGACGTGACATCGGCCTTTTCCAAGGATTTCGACGAAATGCGCTCGAAAACCGGTTGGGAAAGCTTTGTCGGCATCTTTGCCAAGGCCAAATCGGAATCGATGCGGCAAGAGCGGATGCGCACGGCCAATATCGACGACAAGCTGCAGGATCTGATCGCGAAATCCGATGTGATCGTGCAGCTGTTGCAGGGGCAGTTGGGCGTGCTCGAAGAACAGCGCGAGAAGGTGGAAACCAACCTGACCTCGACGCTGGATGACCGCGAATTCACGGTGCAGGAACTGGAAAGCGTGCGGGCCGAGATCCTGGGCATGGATCCCAAGATCATCGAGTTGGAAAACAAGATCAGCGTCGAACAGGACGCCGCCGCGCGGACCAAGCTGGAAACCGAGCTGGCCGATCTGAACAAGACCTATAACGCGTTGGTGCAGGACGAGCAGGTGAAGCTGGCCAAAAGCCAGACGTTGGAGCGTTACATCGAAAAGGGTAAATCCTGGGTCGATTCACTGCAGAACCAGGCGGCGACGCAGATGGTGCTGATCAACAAGCTGCAGACAGACACGCAGCAGCGTGTGGTTCTTTACGATGCGCTGACCAAATCGTTGAAGACGGCGCAGCAGCAGGACGTGGCACACCGGATCAACGAGATCGGTGTTCAGACCGACCAAGAGGCGCAGACCGCCATGGCCGCCATCGGCACCGCGACCAACCAGAAGATGGCCGACATGTTGGAAGCGCATGAGGACCATATGGTCTTTGCCCGCGACGTGCTGGAGAAAAAGGCCAAGGCGGACGAGCGTTTCGCCCGCCGCTTCGCCTCGATCGTCGAGAAGCACGACAAGAACTTGTATGGTGGGTGATGCGATTGTGGGGAGACAGGCCGCGCAGTTCCGTGCGCGTTGGCCGACCAACACACGTTAAGAGTATCAGAGAGCTGGACCCAAGTTTCAGGCCGCGTTGGCACAAATTGGAGGTCCGGTTGTTTCTAGCCATGATACTGCTCGTTTTGCTGTTGATTACCGGTATTTCCTTGGAGCGCGCCTGGCTTGCCAGCATTGGATTTTATGCCCTCGGGGGCAGCTTTGTCGTGATGTTCCTTCTTAAGTGGGGCACTAACGTTCTGGTCACGCTGGGGTATTGGTTCCCTGCGTTGGCACTGACTGCGGCTCGGTTGGATGCTTGGCTGGAACGGGATTTGGATTGGAGAAAGTGAAGTGACCGACCCAGCCCATGACCACGTCGGCCTGACCGACACCTTTGCTTCGCGCCGGTACTTCCGCAAGTTCGAGGTGATCACCGTGCACCTGCTGCGCGTGGCCGCGAATATGCAGGCCGAGGGGGCGATCTCGAAAGAAGAGGTCAAGATCGTCTCGCGCTATCTGTCAGGGTTGCTCTACACCTTTCGCGCGCTCAGCATGAAGTATCTGCTGGTTGGGCGCGATACGGGGCGGTTTTTCGGCTCTTTGGCAATGGACCGGCGCGACAGCGGTTTTCCGGTGGCGGCCGAGCTGATGACCATGGCTAACGACGCGCAACAGGCGCAGAGGCATCTGGAGAACATGCCGTCCGAGGCGCAGTTGAAGCATGACATGGTGCGCCAGATCATTGGCGAGCAACAGGTGCCCACGCGGCTGCAATTCGCGCTGTCTCAGCGGCTCTATTACGAAGAGCTGATGAAGGGAGAGCTGTTCTGGGCGCGCAATGACCCGGAAAGCATTTGGATTGGCAACACGGGGGACCGGCGCAAGTTTATGCTCCACTGGGCAGTCTATGACAGCCAGATCAACCTGCCGGTGATCTACCTGATGGAGGTTGAGGACAGCGGCAAGACCGCCCTGCCCAAAGACGAACGCCGCTGGCCTGAGGTGCAGGCTCATCTGATGGCGCAAAGTTTGGGCGGGCTGAAGCTGGTGACCATCGCCAAAGGCTTCGATCAGGATTTCGACGACCTGCACCCCAAGCGGCTGAAACGGTTCCACGTGGGGCCGATGTATTCCTCGGCCTATACCGAGCAATCGGGGCCCTTGCGCCAGGTGCTTGAGGATGCGGGCGCGCCCGAGGGGCAGGATTGGGCGTTGGCCTGGACCACCGAAGAGCTGGAAAGCGAGGATGTGGTCGAAGAGCGCGCCGGCTGGTTTTCCACCGTCGAACGCGAGGTCTTTGCGCTTGATCCATTTGGCGGGCGCGGGGCCGAAACCGGGGCGACGCATACACAACGCTCGATCATCCTGCCGCAGCGCCCGTTTCAGGTGCTGGCCGAGCAGGATCCGCCCGGCTTTGGCGATGTGCGCAAGTTTGTCGTGAGCAGGTCGGGGCAGGTGTTGCGTTACTGAATTTAATGCCTCCGGCGGCCGTATTTTGAACGAGAAGAAAAGTGGGTTGGTGAAATGAGTTTGACGTCTGACCAGATGGAATTGCGCGAAGAGGATATTCGCAAGCATTACACCGCAGCGACCGCGCTGCTTGAGGGGTTCGATCATGCGCCCCGGATCGCCAAACCCGTCGCGGAAAGCACCGCACCCGAACGCAGCCCCGGCGTTGGCGCGCGGCGGCGGTTTCGATCCACCACGCCGGGGTTGGTGACGCGCCGCACGGTGCAGGCCGATGGGGTGCATCTGATTGACCGGATCGAGGCGGCGGATGATGGGGACGCGTTGACCTCTCCGCTACAAGCGACGGTGCAGCACGGGTTGCGGCGGGCGGTGGCGATCTCGCTGGCGATGGGTGAGGTGTATTCCGATCAAACCGCGCTGGGCGATCTGAAACGGGCCAATCTGGCGGGGGATCTGCCGCCTGCGCGCAAGGCGGAGTTTTCGGAACTGCTGACGGCCGAGGCGCTGATTTCGGCCCATGTTCTGGGCAATGCGCTGGCCTATCTGATGTCGTCGCATCTGACCGAGACCACCGTGGACGTGGGTGAGGTGGAGGAGCTGTTGACCGACAATGGTCAGATTGCCTTGCACGGCGCGTTGTGGGAACTGGATCAGGTGCTTGCGACCAAAGCGCCCGATGACGCACACTTGGTGGCTGCGGTCAGCGCCTATGCCGAAGCGTTGATGGAGAAGGCCGCGCAGCGGGCGCAATCGGCGCAGCATCTGGCGGGGTTCGCGGGCAGCGCGTGGCATGTCGAGGCGGATGACCTGACCCTGCGGGGGTTTGAACCGGCCTCCAAGGCGAAATCCACCACGCTGACGATGACCTTCAAAAAGCCGACCGAGGTGGTGGGCAACCATATCGCCAAGTATCAGGCGCTGCGGCTGGCCAAGATGTTGATGGCCTATGACTTTGACCGCCGCCTCAACCCCTTTGCCGAGCTTGGTGGGTTCATCTTTACCTTTATGGGCGACGGCAAGCCGGGGACGGGCAAGACGACGCTGATCCAGATGATGGCGGGGCTGCTGAACGACTATTGTCAGGTCGCGGGCTATCCGTTCCGCTACCAGAACCTGTCGACCGACAACATCGACAGCTATCAGGGCAAATCTGGCCAGAACGCCAAGGCATTCATCAACACGATCATCGACCCGTCGGTGATTGGCTTTGGCACCATCGACGACATTGACCAACTGGCGGGCAAGCGGGGCGACCGGCAGTCCTCCGCCGGGCAGCTGGAAATCACCGCAGTGCTGATGGAAAGCTTTGCGGGCGCCAATACGGTTGTGCGGGGCAACTGCACATTCGGCATGTTTTCGAACTACCCCGAGAATGTCGACGACGCCCTGCGCCAGCGGGCGGGGGCGCGGTTCCTTGTGGATGGGCCGCAAAGCCGCGAGGATTACATCGACATCCTGTCGCTGCTGATGGGCAAGAACCACGACATCCCTCTGGGTGATCACGACCTGATGGCGGCGCAGGAAATAAAACGCGCAGTGGCGGCGAGTTTTGAGGGGCACAATCGGCCCCATGAAGCGGGGCTGTTGGATGTGTTCGACCGGGTGTCGAACCAGATCGGCACGCTGGATACGATTGCTAAGCTGGGCACCTACCTCAAGGGCATCCAACAGGCGGATGAGCGGTTCACGGGTCGTGCGATCAAGAACATCACCGATGCGGTCAAGGTCCGCGCGATGGATTTTGAGCTGCCGGATGAGTGGATGGAGAACCCCGAGCTGTTCCTGTTCAAGGATTACGACACCAAAAAGGCGATGATATCCGAGCTGCGCGTGCCGATCACGGTGGACATGGTCCTGCAAGAGATCAACCGCTACGCCGACAGCGAATTCCGCTACGCCGACAAGAGCGACGAGGTCGCGATTGACGCCATGGTCCGCGACTTTGGCCGTCAGGAAGAGGCGAAGAAGCGGTATTTGGAGGGGAAGGGGTGAACACACAACAAATGTGTCCGCAGACCAGCGCGGCTCTGCCGCGCAGCCCCCTCCCTCCCCCCCTTGGGGAGGGGGCTTGGGGAGTGATTGGAGTTCAAACGGATCGGGAAAGAAGAGAGAATGTGGACCATGTCTGAAGCTCCGAACGTTCTTATCGCAATCGGAACTCTCTTAGGTGGTTCA is part of the Falsiruegeria litorea R37 genome and encodes:
- a CDS encoding serine/threonine protein kinase is translated as MAWSPDKTEVKSWNEWDTLRHVIVGRADDCHIPPEEPALDAKVPEDSDMRGQWGRRPQETIDRANELLDNFADQLRKRGVRVDRPVSIDHSQPVTTPDFHTDSQFGCMPPRDVLLTVGHEMLEATMSYRCRWFEYLNYRPLLKQYWEEDPNFRHEAAPKPRLTDADYHPDYLSEKIGDAKRLEWAAEKFFVTTEEEPLFDAADVLRFGKDLVVQHGFTTNLKGIEWLRRHFPDHRVHTVNFPGDPYPIHIDATFTPLRPGLILNNPQRRLPEDQRGMFEKNGWEIVDAAQPAHNTPPPLCYSSTWLSMNVLVLDPKTVCVEKSEVYQAEQMDKLGMEVVEVDLRDAYAFGGGLHCCTADVYRDGECEDYFPNQ
- a CDS encoding cyclase family protein, which encodes MCDICVMNAVKDRMLSRRSLFKGAALAGAAATLGSATTSPALAQGHGGAEDMTHTVSPEFPTYFGAPGISSEQPFNFAENGFNLLNLQINEHTGTHIDAPLHFSADGASVDEIPVSQLVAPLCVIDIAAKAAENADAQVTPDDIKAWIAAHGDIPANACVAMHSGWGGKTATDAYRGFDGQAMHFPGFHVEAAQMLMEDTAAASIAVDTLSLDHGPSADFAVHYAWLPTGRFGIENIANLDKVPASGATLVIGAPKHKGGTGGPARILALV
- a CDS encoding AAA family ATPase → MSLTSDQMELREEDIRKHYTAATALLEGFDHAPRIAKPVAESTAPERSPGVGARRRFRSTTPGLVTRRTVQADGVHLIDRIEAADDGDALTSPLQATVQHGLRRAVAISLAMGEVYSDQTALGDLKRANLAGDLPPARKAEFSELLTAEALISAHVLGNALAYLMSSHLTETTVDVGEVEELLTDNGQIALHGALWELDQVLATKAPDDAHLVAAVSAYAEALMEKAAQRAQSAQHLAGFAGSAWHVEADDLTLRGFEPASKAKSTTLTMTFKKPTEVVGNHIAKYQALRLAKMLMAYDFDRRLNPFAELGGFIFTFMGDGKPGTGKTTLIQMMAGLLNDYCQVAGYPFRYQNLSTDNIDSYQGKSGQNAKAFINTIIDPSVIGFGTIDDIDQLAGKRGDRQSSAGQLEITAVLMESFAGANTVVRGNCTFGMFSNYPENVDDALRQRAGARFLVDGPQSREDYIDILSLLMGKNHDIPLGDHDLMAAQEIKRAVAASFEGHNRPHEAGLLDVFDRVSNQIGTLDTIAKLGTYLKGIQQADERFTGRAIKNITDAVKVRAMDFELPDEWMENPELFLFKDYDTKKAMISELRVPITVDMVLQEINRYADSEFRYADKSDEVAIDAMVRDFGRQEEAKKRYLEGKG